In the Haloarcula salinisoli genome, GGACTTTCATCACCTCGTTGGTCGATTGGGAGACGGTGTTGAGATAGATGTCCCGCGCGCCGGAGACGAGGTCCCGGTAGGTCTCTGTCAGGTCGGCAATCTGGACGAGGTGGTCGTAGATATCCCGGAAGTACTTCTCCGTCTGGGGCTGGATCTGTTTCGGGTCGCCCCGTGCCAGCAGGCCGACGGCCTCGCGGGCCGGCCACACCTGCTTGCGGAAGGAGAGCAGGTCCCGGCGGACGTCGTTTATTTTCTCGATGGTCTCGCTGTCGGTCGAGACCGTCACTTCCTCCTCTATCTCCTCGATGTCGGTCTCGATCTCGTCGAGCAAGTCGAAGTACGCGTCGACGATGACGTCGATTGCACGACAGGCAGTGAAATCCGGGCCCCGCTGGAGCAGTCGCTCGTCGCCGCGTTCGGCCGCGTCCATCACGCGCTGTATCGGCCCCGGCGGGCCGGTCCCCAGCGTGACCACCCAGTCCCGACCGATGAAGATGCCGACCGGCCTGGTCGTCACCTCCTTCTCGAAGGTCGTTTCGCCGGGGGTGAGGCTGATGGCTTTCAGGAGGACGAAGGTGTACTCCCGGAACTCCTCGGTCTTGGCCCGCGCGTCGCCGCGCATATCCTCGATGGCGAGCGGGTGGAGGTCGAAGGCCGACTGGACCGCCGAGACCTCCTCGTCGCTCGCCTCGGCGACGTGGACCCAGGTCGTCCCGGCGGCCTGTCGCGCCTCGGTGAGGTCGTCGTAGGCGACCGCTTCCTCGCCGGCGTAGACCAGCGCCGATATCACGCGGCCGCCTCCGTGGCGTCGGACCGTCCGACCGCCAGCAGCGTCACGCCGACCATCACCGCCGTCAGGGAGAACGCTCGGCCGGGGTAGGCGACGGTCGCCCCCAGGAGGTAGCCGACCACCCCGCCGACGGTGAGGCCCAGTCCGAGGCCGGTCAGGGAGTTCATGCGCCCCAAATCGCCGTGGTGGAATAAAAACGTACTCCCGGATACCCTCCAGCTGTGCCAGCCCACAGTGTGAGCCTGCGGAGAAGCGACACGTTGATGGGCACAAGCGCCGGAAGCTTTCGGTATGGACCTGCGCGTCATCGACAAGTCGGAGACGGAGCTCTCTATCGAGATTGCGGGCGAAGACCACACATTCATGAACGTCATCAAAGGGGCGCTGCTGGAGACCGAAGGCGTCACCGCTGCGACCTACGACGTCAACCCCGAGCAGTCCGGTGGCCAGACCGACCCCGTCCTGACCATCAAGACGGCGTCGGACGTCGACGCCCTCGACGCCCTCGAAGCGGGCACCGACCGCGTCATCGAGAAGGCGGACAACCTCACCGAGGCGTTCGAGGCCGCGGCCTGATTAGCAGGAGACGGTAGTCACGTAGATATCGTCGTCCGGGGCGACGTGAATGTCGACGCCGATAGCCTCTCTGGTCTCCCTGTCACGCAACTGGTCGGCGACTGACTGCAGTGTTGTCATCGTGGTGTAGTCGTCGACCAGTTTACCCACCGACTGGGCGTCCCACTGGTAATCGTTGTCCGGTTCTTCGACCAGTTGGACCCCCTTGTCTACCGTCTCGGTCAGTATCGTGATACGACTGCCCCCGCAGTCGGGGTCGAACGGGTCGAGTTCGTCCGCCGTCGGCTCGTCCGCATCGGCGTAGACGGACTCGACTTGCCGCTTGTTGAAGTAGGTCGCCATCTGGTCGAGTGTCTCCCGGCGGTCGAGTCTGGAGACGTCTGACTCCTCGCGGTCCTCGTTGACCGTCTCGACGAACGCATCCTCCGCAGCGAACAGCGAGACGCCATTTATCGACTCGTTCTCGCCGGGAACGTCGGGCGGTTGCGGTGTGCCAATGCCGGGGAGGTCGATGACACCGACCATCCCCAGACCCAGGACGAGCCCGAGCATGCCGACCACGGCGAATCCTGCAACGTACTTCCGGTCGAGGATGTCGGCCCACCCCGTAGAACCCATCTCGTCGACGTCACCGTAGTCTACCTCTCGCTGTTCCAGCATCGCGTTACCACAGCGACTACACGGCGGTGAGTTCTTCTGGTGTTCCCGACCGCATTCGGTACAGGCCCACACAAGCGGCGTCGAATCGTCGGTATTCTCCGGTGACATTGGCACCACCGCCTTCTCGAACTCCCCGTGCCCGCAGTTGTCACAGGGCGGGTCGTTCTCCTCGTGTGGTTTCTCACACCACTTACACCGCCATTCCATGCGTTAATTGTACCCGATAGTCGGTAAAAATATACTCATTCCGACCCAATGGCCATGCCCCGACAGACTCAACAAACCACGTACGTGACGAAGATGGTGTCGTCGGGCGCGACGTGGACGTCGACGCCGACGGTGTCGCCGTCACTGAACGCGTTGCCCCGCTCGACGTAGCTGTCGACCAGCGTCGTCGCCAGCGCAGTCTCGTTCTGGAACTCGCTGACGGGCTGTCCCGTCCGCTCGGGCGCGACCCGGTAGCTGACAAGCGTCGGTCGGTCACACGGGAGCGCGAATCGGGTGATAGCCTCGCGGTCGGGACGCTCACCCTCGCCCGCGACGGCGGCCACGGTCGCCTTGTTGTAGTAGGCGGCGGCCTCGTCGCTGGTGGCGTTCCGGTCGAGCACGCCAGCGCCCTCGGCCTGGCGGCGCTCGTTCAGCTCGGCGACGTATGCGTCCTCGACCTCGGCCAGCGAGAGCCCGCCGACGCTGTCCCCACTGCCCGGCGCCTCGGGCACCTGCGGCGGTCCGTCGGGGCCGCCCAGGGTCGGCAGTGAGATGAGCCCGGCCACCGACAGCAAGAGGACGCCAAGCAGGAGCGCCACCACGGCGTAGCCGGCGACGTACTTCGGTTCGAGGACGTCGAGCCAGCGGGTGCCGATCTCGTCCAGGGGGTCCGTCTCCGGCGGCCCCTCACGGAGTTCGAGGTCGGCCCCGCCACAGCGCTTACACGGCGGGGAGTTGCGCTGGTGGGACCGGCCACAGTCCTGACATATCCAGACGGTCCCGCCGGGGACGACCTCGTGGTTGACCTGACGAACCGCCTTCTCGAAGCTGCCGTGCCCGCAGTTGTCACAGGGCGGGTCGTTCTCCTCGTGTGGTTTCTCGCACCACTCACACCGCCATTCCATCACTACCTCTAGGTGACCGAGCTACAAAGGCGTCGCGGCGTGGGCAGCCCCCGCCGCGGTCGCCGGCACGTATCGAATCGTTCGCGTCAGACATTTGTTGCAAATACTCCGGGCAGAGATGTTCCCGTGTACTTATCCTGTCACCTGTCGTGGCTAGGAACTAGATGAGAACCAGGTCAATGGGGGAGCCACAATCAGCCAGTCAGGCGGTAGTCGAAGCGGTCGCAGCACGGGCAGGCGTCGACCCGCTAGAGCTCGAGACGCCGCTGTACGACGCTATCGACCCAGACGAACTGGATGCCCTGCTCGAGGGAACGAACCGGGGCGGCCGCTCGCCGGTCGAGGTAACGCTGCGCTACAACGGGTATATGGTCACCGTCGACGGCGACCTGACGGTCACTATCACCGAGTGACTACAGGCGGACCGGAATCCCCTGCTCGTCGAGATACCGTTTGGTCTCCGCGATAGAGTACTCGCCGAAGTGGAAGATAGAGGCCGCCAGCCCGGCGTCGGCGCCGGCGTCGACAAACACCTCTTCCATGTCCTCTGGGCCACCACAGCCAGAGGAAGCGATAACCGGCGTCGAGACGGCGTCACAGACCGCTTTCATCAGCGGGATGTCGTAGCCGTCTTTGGTGCCGTCGGCGTCGATGGAGTTGACGAATATCTCCCCGGCGCCGCGGCGTTCGGCTTCCTTGGCCCACTCGACGGCGTCTAGACCAGTGCCCTCGCGGCCGCCCTTGACGGTACACTCGAACCAGCAGGACTCGCCGTCGACCTCGACGTACTGCTCGCCCTGCCCGTCGAAGCGACGACGCGCGTCCAGCGAGATGACGATACACTGACTGCCAAAGGCTGCAGCGCCTTCGTCGATGAGGTCCGGGTTCGCGATAGCGCCCGAATTTATCGAGACCTTGTCCGCGCCGGCCCGCAGCGTCTCCTTGATATCGTCGCGAGTCCGGATGCCACCGCCGACCGTGAGCGGGATGAAGACCTCGTCGGCAACGGCCGAGACGGTCTCGAGCATCGTCTCGCGGCCCTCCGCCGAGGCGGTGATGTCCAGAAAGACGAACTCGTCGGCCCCCGACTCGTTGTAGGCCTTTGCCATCTCCACCGGGTCGCCGGTGTACTCCAGGTCCTCGAAGTTCACGCCGGTGTAGACGGCCGCGTCCCCGTTCTCGTCGACGTCGACGTCGATACAGGGGATTATCCGCTTGGTGAGAGTCATTGAATACTCGTGGGTTCGCTACAGGGCCGTTTCATCGTTTCGACTGATACGGAATATTGTAGCGATTTACCGGTGATCGCCGGTCTCAGGACCGGTACGATACTACAATGTTCCGTCTGCCGCAACTACTCCATGGCGCCGGTGAGGACCTCGACTTCCTCGCCGTCGAAGGCCGTGTAGTAGAGGCGGATTTCGTAGATTTCGCCGCTAAAATACTGCCCGGGCGTCTCGCTGTCCCGTCCGATTCGCAAGTCGCCCAT is a window encoding:
- the corA gene encoding magnesium/cobalt transporter CorA, whose amino-acid sequence is MISALVYAGEEAVAYDDLTEARQAAGTTWVHVAEASDEEVSAVQSAFDLHPLAIEDMRGDARAKTEEFREYTFVLLKAISLTPGETTFEKEVTTRPVGIFIGRDWVVTLGTGPPGPIQRVMDAAERGDERLLQRGPDFTACRAIDVIVDAYFDLLDEIETDIEEIEEEVTVSTDSETIEKINDVRRDLLSFRKQVWPAREAVGLLARGDPKQIQPQTEKYFRDIYDHLVQIADLTETYRDLVSGARDIYLNTVSQSTNEVMKVLTVVATIFIPLTFVAGIYGMNFAGGPYNMPELGWRFGYPAAMLGMILMGAIMLLHFRRREYL
- a CDS encoding DNA-directed RNA polymerase subunit L, producing the protein MDLRVIDKSETELSIEIAGEDHTFMNVIKGALLETEGVTAATYDVNPEQSGGQTDPVLTIKTASDVDALDALEAGTDRVIEKADNLTEAFEAAA
- a CDS encoding HalOD1 output domain-containing protein produces the protein MRTRSMGEPQSASQAVVEAVAARAGVDPLELETPLYDAIDPDELDALLEGTNRGGRSPVEVTLRYNGYMVTVDGDLTVTITE
- the hisF gene encoding imidazole glycerol phosphate synthase subunit HisF; translated protein: MTLTKRIIPCIDVDVDENGDAAVYTGVNFEDLEYTGDPVEMAKAYNESGADEFVFLDITASAEGRETMLETVSAVADEVFIPLTVGGGIRTRDDIKETLRAGADKVSINSGAIANPDLIDEGAAAFGSQCIVISLDARRRFDGQGEQYVEVDGESCWFECTVKGGREGTGLDAVEWAKEAERRGAGEIFVNSIDADGTKDGYDIPLMKAVCDAVSTPVIASSGCGGPEDMEEVFVDAGADAGLAASIFHFGEYSIAETKRYLDEQGIPVRL